A window from Pseudooceanicola algae encodes these proteins:
- a CDS encoding SDR family NAD(P)-dependent oxidoreductase, with amino-acid sequence MEFDKIGAVVTGAGSGLGEATARHLAALGARVGIFDFNLPAGQRIAEDIGGLACKVDVSDESEVGAAFDAFTDWLGEAPRILVNCAGIGTAARVVNRDGELSITSFRRTLEVNLTGSFITLSHAARLMQKLAPLGPDGERGVVINTSSVAYQDGQIGQTAYAASKGAIAAMTLPAAREFARSGIRVMAIAPGLFETAMVDGLPEGAQESIAATIPFPPRFGDPKDYALLVEQIIRNPMLNGTVIRLDGAVRLQPK; translated from the coding sequence ATGGAATTCGACAAGATCGGCGCCGTGGTCACCGGCGCGGGCAGCGGGCTGGGCGAGGCGACGGCCCGGCATCTTGCGGCCCTTGGCGCCAGGGTGGGGATCTTTGATTTCAACCTGCCCGCCGGGCAGCGCATTGCCGAAGACATCGGCGGGCTGGCCTGCAAGGTCGATGTCTCGGATGAATCCGAGGTCGGCGCGGCCTTCGATGCCTTTACCGACTGGTTGGGCGAGGCGCCCCGCATTCTGGTCAATTGCGCCGGGATCGGCACCGCCGCCCGCGTGGTGAACCGGGACGGAGAGCTGTCGATCACCTCGTTCCGGCGCACGCTTGAGGTCAATTTGACCGGCAGTTTCATCACCCTGTCCCATGCGGCGCGGTTGATGCAAAAGCTGGCCCCTCTTGGGCCGGACGGGGAGCGGGGCGTGGTGATCAATACCTCGTCTGTGGCCTATCAGGACGGGCAGATCGGGCAGACGGCCTATGCGGCCTCCAAGGGGGCGATTGCGGCGATGACCCTGCCGGCGGCGCGGGAATTCGCGCGCTCCGGCATTCGGGTCATGGCCATCGCGCCGGGGCTGTTCGAAACGGCCATGGTCGACGGCCTGCCCGAAGGAGCGCAGGAAAGCATTGCTGCCACGATCCCCTTCCCACCGCGCTTCGGCGATCCGAAAGATTATGCCCTGCTGGTCGAACAGATCATCCGAAATCCGATGCTGAACGGCACGGTGATCCGCCTTGACGGTGCCGTGCGCCTGCAACCGAAATAG
- a CDS encoding DUF3859 domain-containing protein: MNLFGTTQKIAMTCAFCASVPAMPMAELRASAVPSRDFVSAPIELEEAGVYCPVDHVGRAAAPDTESGYILLMEGDQRVALHSRVVPASLGISFGVRIRHAPGAPMGNYRMVVTHPPYGPRNISVESWDPNISTGWGVRSFQFEYDRELQVGPWSMELYQGDDLLMRQSFQVVPPQEAPEAIEICFGGTFIS; this comes from the coding sequence GTGAACCTGTTCGGCACGACGCAGAAGATTGCGATGACATGCGCGTTTTGCGCATCCGTCCCGGCCATGCCCATGGCCGAACTGCGCGCCTCTGCCGTGCCGTCGCGGGATTTCGTCAGCGCCCCGATCGAGCTTGAAGAAGCCGGGGTCTATTGCCCCGTCGATCACGTCGGCCGCGCGGCGGCGCCCGATACCGAAAGCGGGTATATCCTGCTGATGGAAGGCGACCAACGCGTCGCCCTGCACAGCCGCGTCGTGCCCGCCAGCCTCGGGATTTCCTTCGGGGTGCGCATTCGTCATGCCCCCGGCGCGCCGATGGGCAATTACCGCATGGTGGTGACGCATCCGCCCTATGGGCCGCGCAATATCTCGGTCGAAAGCTGGGACCCGAACATCAGCACCGGCTGGGGCGTGCGCAGTTTCCAATTCGAATACGACCGGGAACTGCAGGTCGGCCCCTGGTCGATGGAGCTTTACCAGGGCGACGATCTGCTGATGCGTCAAAGCTTTCAGGTGGTGCCGCCACAGGAGGCCCCCGAAGCGATCGAGATCTGCTTTGGCGGGACCTTCATTTCCTGA
- a CDS encoding MarR family winged helix-turn-helix transcriptional regulator: protein MVRAGKDGAAPGESVAMTSPEPVEGMAGDQRLRGLVGYSLKRAYYRFQSDAARVLEGFGLRISTYSALVVICDNTDLRQSQLAQILSVERSNTVVVVDALEQAGLIARHRVPKDRRSYALRPTRAGRQLCDRASAALDQHEDRILTDIDPAERAELLRLLQRMEAAAVSREDP from the coding sequence ATGGTCCGCGCGGGGAAGGATGGGGCGGCGCCCGGCGAATCCGTGGCGATGACATCCCCGGAACCTGTTGAGGGGATGGCCGGCGATCAACGGCTGCGCGGCCTCGTCGGGTACAGCCTGAAGCGGGCCTATTACAGGTTCCAGTCGGATGCGGCGCGGGTGCTGGAGGGCTTCGGGCTGCGGATCTCGACCTATTCGGCGCTGGTGGTGATCTGCGACAACACCGATCTGCGCCAGAGCCAGCTGGCGCAGATCCTGTCAGTCGAACGCTCCAACACCGTGGTCGTCGTCGATGCGCTGGAACAGGCCGGGCTGATCGCGCGGCACCGGGTGCCGAAGGACCGGCGGTCCTATGCGCTGCGCCCGACGCGGGCCGGGCGGCAGTTGTGCGACCGCGCCAGCGCCGCGCTTGATCAGCACGAGGACCGCATCCTGACCGACATCGACCCCGCGGAGCGGGCGGAACTATTGCGGCTTCTGCAGCGGATGGAGGCCGCCGCAGTCAGCCGGGAGGACCCCTAG
- a CDS encoding acyl-CoA dehydrogenase family protein: MAHDGQAPAGASTAVLPDLLNRTAAALGPVDHLLETARDLVRLSVQRDGVVSARAVEAEQTATHGLAWLATYVYALRRMQIWAESLSAQGRFGEIEQLIHQIAFGEYLNQIHGGIPMSQTEILRPQDLGLGADQLAAISNDAVEHLRAEANSQVARSRLAELLVEQQGVATYGASGLDDELEMIRNQFARYAQDRIAPHAHGWHMDDALIPMDVIEELAEMGVFGLTIPEDFGGLGLSKASMVVVSEELSRGYIGVGSLGTRSEIAAELILCGGTEAQKEKWLPGLASGEILPTAVFTEPNTGSDLASLRTRAVKDAAGDYRITGNKTWITHAARTHVMTVLARTDPGSTDHRGLSMFLAEKTPGSEADPFPTPGMTGGEIEVLGYRGMKEYELGFDDFHVKGENLLGGEEGRGFKQLMQTFEAARIQTAARAIGVAQAALDTGLQYAQDRKAFGGPLIQFPRVSGKLAMMAVEIMVARQLTYFAAGEKDNDRRCDLEAGMAKLLAARVAWSCADNTLQIHGGNGFALEYTASRLLCDARILSIFEGAAEIQAQVIARRLLG, translated from the coding sequence ATGGCACATGATGGACAAGCGCCTGCGGGCGCGAGCACGGCAGTTCTGCCGGATCTTCTGAACCGTACTGCGGCGGCCCTCGGACCCGTGGATCACCTGCTGGAAACCGCGCGTGATCTGGTCCGGCTCAGCGTCCAGCGAGACGGCGTGGTCTCGGCGCGCGCGGTCGAGGCAGAGCAGACCGCCACCCATGGCCTTGCCTGGCTGGCCACCTATGTCTACGCGCTGCGCCGGATGCAGATCTGGGCCGAAAGCCTGTCGGCGCAGGGCCGCTTTGGCGAAATCGAACAGTTGATCCACCAGATCGCCTTCGGGGAATACCTCAACCAGATCCACGGCGGCATCCCGATGTCGCAGACCGAAATCCTGCGGCCACAGGACCTTGGCCTTGGCGCCGATCAACTGGCGGCGATCTCCAACGACGCGGTGGAGCATTTGCGGGCCGAGGCCAACAGCCAGGTCGCGCGCAGCCGCCTGGCCGAGTTGCTGGTCGAACAGCAGGGCGTCGCCACCTATGGCGCCTCCGGCCTTGATGATGAACTCGAAATGATCCGCAACCAGTTCGCCCGCTACGCACAGGACCGGATCGCGCCCCATGCCCATGGCTGGCACATGGACGATGCGCTGATCCCGATGGACGTGATCGAGGAACTGGCCGAGATGGGTGTCTTCGGCCTGACCATCCCGGAAGACTTCGGCGGACTGGGCCTGTCCAAGGCTTCGATGGTCGTGGTTTCCGAAGAATTGTCGCGCGGCTATATCGGTGTCGGCTCCCTTGGCACCCGGTCCGAGATCGCCGCCGAACTGATCCTTTGCGGCGGCACCGAGGCGCAAAAGGAAAAGTGGCTGCCGGGCCTCGCCTCGGGAGAGATCCTGCCGACGGCGGTTTTCACCGAACCCAATACCGGGTCGGACCTGGCCAGCCTGCGCACCCGCGCGGTCAAGGACGCGGCGGGGGATTACCGCATTACGGGCAACAAGACCTGGATCACCCATGCGGCACGCACCCATGTGATGACAGTGCTGGCCCGCACCGACCCCGGCAGCACCGATCACCGGGGACTGTCGATGTTCCTGGCGGAAAAAACGCCGGGCAGCGAGGCCGATCCCTTTCCCACCCCCGGCATGACCGGCGGTGAGATCGAGGTACTCGGCTACCGCGGCATGAAGGAATATGAACTCGGCTTCGACGACTTCCACGTCAAGGGAGAGAACCTTCTTGGCGGCGAGGAAGGGCGGGGTTTCAAGCAGTTGATGCAGACCTTCGAGGCCGCCCGCATCCAGACCGCCGCCCGTGCCATCGGCGTCGCCCAGGCGGCGCTGGACACCGGGTTGCAATATGCCCAGGATCGCAAGGCCTTTGGCGGGCCGCTGATCCAGTTCCCGCGCGTTTCCGGCAAGCTCGCCATGATGGCGGTCGAGATCATGGTGGCGCGTCAGCTGACCTATTTCGCCGCCGGGGAAAAGGACAACGACCGGCGCTGCGATCTTGAGGCCGGCATGGCCAAGCTGCTGGCCGCCCGCGTCGCCTGGTCCTGCGCCGACAACACGCTGCAGATCCACGGCGGCAACGGCTTTGCGCTGGAATACACTGCATCGCGGCTGCTGTGTGATGCGCGCATTCTCAGCATCTTCGAAGGCGCGGCCGAGATCCAGGCTCAGGTCATCGCCCGCCGTCTGCTGGGTTAG
- a CDS encoding feruloyl-CoA synthase, which produces MRQATAAAPHSVAVLRRDDGALEIKSRNALGPVTGVTGDWLDHWASVAPQRVFLAERRGAGWREVTYGEARDRVRGLGAWLLAQGFGPGDIIACLSANSVDHGLLVLAAQYVGLVSTSVAEQYSLIPGAHDRLTHVIETARPVLVWVDDAVRYGEALALPALQGIPVLASDPGTSDATSVARAATHPPGPADAARARVTPDMLAKILFTSGSTAHPKAVMTTHRMMCVNQAQLAACFPVLRQKVHRIVDWLPWNHVFGGSHNFNMMLSGGGALYIDDGKPTDKLFARTIENLSMVTGTLSFNVPVGYARLLAAMQADAGLRARFFEDLDFLFYAGASLPQEVWTGLEDMGRAETGEAPWFISSWGMTETSPCTVVVHEKVSRSGIIGVPVPGAQIKLIPEDEGRYELRCKGPNIMPGYLGQAAKTAESFDAEGWLITGDAVRFVDPGDPDRGLAFDGRISEDFKLTSGTWVRVAALRGQVTTALNGLVVDLVITGHDRDALGVLLVPAGARGAAGEVLSDRALLDPIRDRLAALAAQSTGSSTRIARALVMAEPPSLAEGEMTAKGNINIRKLLTRRAALVERLYAGRDPAVIEL; this is translated from the coding sequence ATGCGTCAGGCGACCGCTGCCGCGCCCCATTCCGTCGCCGTCCTGCGGCGCGATGATGGTGCGCTGGAAATCAAGAGCCGCAATGCCCTTGGCCCGGTGACCGGTGTCACGGGTGACTGGCTGGATCATTGGGCCAGCGTGGCCCCGCAGCGGGTCTTTCTGGCCGAACGCCGGGGCGCGGGCTGGCGCGAGGTGACCTATGGCGAGGCCCGCGACAGGGTGCGCGGGCTGGGGGCCTGGCTGTTGGCGCAGGGCTTCGGGCCGGGCGATATCATTGCCTGCCTCTCGGCCAATTCGGTCGATCACGGGCTGCTGGTGCTGGCGGCGCAATATGTCGGCCTCGTCTCGACCTCGGTGGCCGAGCAATACAGCCTGATCCCCGGTGCCCATGATCGGCTGACCCATGTGATCGAAACTGCCCGCCCGGTCCTGGTCTGGGTCGATGATGCCGTCCGCTACGGCGAGGCGCTGGCGCTGCCCGCCTTGCAGGGCATCCCGGTGCTGGCCAGTGATCCCGGCACCAGCGACGCGACCTCGGTCGCACGGGCCGCGACCCACCCGCCGGGGCCGGCCGATGCAGCCCGCGCCCGGGTCACGCCCGACATGCTGGCCAAGATTCTGTTCACCTCCGGCTCGACCGCCCATCCGAAGGCGGTGATGACGACCCACCGCATGATGTGCGTCAACCAGGCCCAGTTGGCCGCCTGTTTCCCGGTCCTGCGCCAGAAGGTGCACCGGATCGTCGACTGGCTGCCCTGGAACCATGTCTTCGGCGGCTCGCATAATTTCAACATGATGCTGTCGGGGGGCGGGGCGCTGTATATCGACGACGGCAAGCCCACGGACAAGCTGTTCGCCCGCACCATCGAAAACCTGTCGATGGTCACCGGCACGCTCAGCTTCAACGTCCCCGTCGGCTATGCCCGCCTGCTGGCGGCGATGCAGGCGGATGCCGGCCTGCGGGCGCGGTTCTTCGAGGATCTCGATTTCCTGTTCTACGCCGGGGCCTCGCTGCCGCAGGAGGTCTGGACCGGGCTCGAGGACATGGGGCGCGCGGAAACCGGAGAGGCGCCCTGGTTCATTTCCTCCTGGGGGATGACGGAAACATCGCCCTGCACCGTGGTCGTGCATGAAAAGGTCAGCCGCTCTGGCATCATCGGGGTGCCGGTGCCAGGCGCGCAGATCAAGCTGATCCCCGAAGACGAGGGCCGGTACGAGCTGCGCTGCAAGGGCCCCAACATCATGCCGGGCTACCTCGGGCAGGCGGCCAAGACAGCCGAAAGCTTTGACGCCGAGGGCTGGCTGATCACCGGCGACGCGGTGCGCTTCGTCGATCCCGGCGATCCGGACCGAGGGCTGGCCTTCGATGGCCGCATCTCGGAAGATTTCAAGCTGACCTCGGGCACCTGGGTCCGCGTCGCGGCCCTGCGCGGCCAGGTGACAACGGCCCTGAACGGTCTGGTCGTGGATCTGGTGATCACAGGGCATGACCGCGATGCCCTGGGCGTGTTGTTGGTCCCGGCGGGCGCGCGCGGCGCCGCGGGCGAGGTCCTCTCCGACCGGGCCCTTCTGGACCCGATCCGTGACCGGCTGGCGGCACTGGCGGCGCAATCGACCGGCAGTTCCACCCGCATCGCCCGCGCCTTGGTCATGGCCGAACCGCCGTCGCTGGCCGAGGGCGAGATGACGGCGAAGGGCAATATCAACATCCGCAAGCTGCTGACCCGCCGCGCCGCGCTGGTCGAACGGCTTTATGCCGGGCGCGACCCGGCTGTCATCGAATTATAG
- a CDS encoding crotonase/enoyl-CoA hydratase family protein: MSDAPQDKVLKIQIEGPVAVLTMDRPDKRNAMNDRLLAALEAFFSAPPDGVKAVVLTGTAGHFCSGLDLSEHVAREAEGVLRHSRNWHAVMDKIQYSGLPVVSAIYGAAIGGGLELATATHVRIAEPTTIFQLPEGRRGIFVGGGATVRVGRILGPDRMTEMMLTGRKYGSEEGLVLGLCHYAVGEGEALPLALDLAGKIARNASLSNYIMIHAIARINDMSRSDGLFTESLAAALSQTSADAEEGLRAFLEKRPPEFR, translated from the coding sequence ATGAGCGATGCCCCGCAGGACAAGGTGCTGAAGATCCAGATCGAGGGTCCGGTCGCGGTGCTGACCATGGATCGCCCCGACAAGCGCAATGCGATGAACGACAGGCTTCTGGCGGCGCTGGAGGCCTTCTTTTCCGCCCCGCCCGACGGGGTCAAGGCGGTGGTTCTGACCGGAACGGCGGGGCATTTCTGCTCGGGTCTGGACCTGAGCGAACATGTGGCGCGCGAAGCCGAAGGCGTGCTGCGCCATTCGCGCAACTGGCACGCGGTGATGGACAAGATCCAGTATTCCGGCCTGCCCGTGGTCTCGGCGATCTATGGCGCGGCCATCGGCGGCGGGCTGGAACTGGCGACGGCGACCCATGTACGCATCGCCGAACCCACGACGATCTTCCAGCTGCCCGAGGGGCGGCGCGGTATCTTCGTCGGCGGCGGCGCGACGGTGCGGGTGGGGCGGATCCTCGGCCCGGACCGGATGACCGAGATGATGCTGACAGGGCGCAAATACGGGTCCGAAGAAGGGCTGGTTCTGGGCCTGTGCCACTACGCCGTGGGCGAAGGAGAGGCGCTGCCCCTGGCCCTGGACCTGGCGGGCAAGATCGCCCGCAATGCCAGCCTGTCGAACTACATCATGATCCACGCCATCGCCCGGATCAACGACATGTCCCGCAGTGACGGCCTGTTCACCGAAAGCCTGGCCGCCGCCCTGTCCCAGACCAGTGCGGATGCCGAAGAGGGACTGCGCGCCTTTCTTGAAAAACGGCCACCGGAGTTCCGGTGA
- a CDS encoding sulfite exporter TauE/SafE family protein translates to MDMLFQEIGPGALALCLMVGLLAGVVKGMVGFAMPMVMISGMGLVVGPEWALAGLILPTVATNVWQAFRQGWRGAWAAIRRFQLFLSVAFVTLILSAQLVAVLPDWLMQALVGGPILAFALSQLLGYPLRLGTPPPRRVELSVALLAGGVGGISGVWGPPTVAYLTAMETPKKEQIQLQGVIYGLGSVALLGAHLGSGVLRAQTLPFSVMLVPVALIGMAIGFRVQDRIDQSAFRKATLVVLFIAGLSLLGQAVAGLV, encoded by the coding sequence ATGGATATGCTTTTTCAAGAAATCGGACCGGGCGCCCTGGCGCTGTGCCTGATGGTGGGTCTGCTGGCAGGGGTGGTCAAGGGTATGGTGGGCTTTGCCATGCCAATGGTCATGATCTCGGGCATGGGTCTGGTGGTCGGGCCGGAATGGGCGTTGGCGGGGCTGATTCTGCCGACCGTGGCGACCAATGTCTGGCAGGCCTTCCGGCAGGGTTGGCGCGGCGCATGGGCGGCGATCCGACGCTTCCAATTGTTCCTGTCGGTGGCCTTCGTCACGCTGATCCTGTCGGCGCAACTGGTCGCCGTGCTGCCGGACTGGCTGATGCAGGCGCTGGTCGGCGGGCCGATCCTGGCTTTCGCGCTCAGCCAGTTGCTGGGCTATCCCCTGCGGCTTGGCACGCCGCCGCCGCGCCGGGTCGAGCTGAGCGTTGCATTGCTGGCGGGCGGGGTCGGCGGGATCTCGGGTGTCTGGGGGCCGCCGACCGTGGCCTATCTGACGGCGATGGAGACGCCGAAGAAGGAGCAGATCCAGCTACAGGGGGTAATCTATGGACTCGGCTCGGTCGCGCTTCTGGGGGCGCATCTGGGGTCCGGCGTGCTGCGGGCACAGACCTTGCCGTTTTCGGTGATGCTGGTGCCTGTGGCGCTGATCGGGATGGCCATTGGGTTCCGGGTGCAGGACCGTATCGACCAAAGCGCGTTTCGCAAGGCAACGCTGGTGGTGCTTTTCATCGCCGGGCTGTCACTGCTGGGGCAGGCCGTGGCCGGGCTGGTCTGA
- a CDS encoding amidohydrolase family protein: MIDLNKIRAIDIHTHAEEPCGCHADDGYDDLQATMAQYFRAPWSHPPTVPVTAQHYREQNIAAVIFPVDAERETGYRRYRNEEVAELAAENADVLIPFASIDPHKGKMGVREARRMIRDFGIKGFKFHPTMQGFYPNDRMAYPLYEAIAEEGAIALFHTGQTGVGSGMPGGNGMRLKYSNPIYLDDVAVDFPQMQIVMAHPSFPWQEEALAVAQHKPNVYIDLSGWSPKYFPEILVKYCNSILKKKVLFGSDWPMITPERWLGDFEKIAIKDELRPDIIKGNAARLLGLA; the protein is encoded by the coding sequence ATGATCGACCTGAACAAGATCCGTGCCATCGACATCCATACCCATGCCGAAGAGCCCTGCGGTTGCCATGCCGACGACGGCTACGACGATTTGCAGGCCACCATGGCACAGTATTTCCGCGCGCCCTGGAGCCACCCGCCCACCGTGCCGGTGACGGCGCAGCATTACCGCGAACAGAACATTGCCGCGGTGATCTTCCCTGTCGATGCCGAACGCGAGACGGGCTATCGCCGCTACCGCAACGAAGAGGTCGCCGAACTGGCGGCCGAAAACGCCGACGTGCTGATCCCCTTCGCCTCGATCGACCCGCACAAGGGCAAGATGGGCGTGCGCGAGGCACGGCGCATGATCCGCGATTTCGGCATCAAGGGGTTCAAGTTCCATCCCACGATGCAGGGCTTCTATCCCAACGACCGCATGGCCTATCCGCTGTACGAAGCCATTGCCGAGGAAGGCGCCATCGCGCTGTTCCATACCGGCCAGACCGGGGTCGGCTCCGGCATGCCGGGCGGCAACGGGATGCGGCTGAAGTATTCCAACCCGATATACCTTGATGATGTCGCGGTCGATTTCCCGCAGATGCAGATCGTCATGGCCCATCCGTCCTTCCCCTGGCAGGAAGAGGCCCTGGCCGTCGCCCAGCACAAGCCAAATGTCTATATCGACCTCTCGGGCTGGTCGCCGAAATACTTCCCCGAGATCCTGGTGAAATACTGCAATTCGATCCTGAAGAAGAAGGTGCTGTTCGGCTCCGACTGGCCGATGATCACCCCGGAACGCTGGCTGGGCGATTTCGAAAAGATCGCCATCAAGGACGAACTGCGCCCCGATATCATCAAGGGCAATGCGGCGCGTCTGCTGGGGCTTGCATAA
- a CDS encoding fasciclin domain-containing protein — translation MMKRFALTAALVATGSVALAATDGMNPSVGGAAMYPEKTIAENASAAPNLTTLVAAVTAAGLAETLMGEGPYTVFAPTNDAFGMIDEASLNKLMMEENRAQLQEILTCHVVGAEAFSSDILGMINDDGGMHVVPTVGGCMLDAYMEDGELKLKDQNGRVATVTTADVDQSNGVVHVIDRVMLPSGQAG, via the coding sequence ATGATGAAACGTTTCGCCCTGACCGCCGCCCTTGTCGCAACCGGTTCCGTCGCCCTGGCAGCGACCGATGGGATGAACCCCAGCGTCGGTGGCGCTGCGATGTATCCTGAAAAGACCATCGCCGAAAACGCCAGCGCCGCGCCGAACCTGACCACGCTGGTCGCCGCCGTGACGGCCGCCGGCCTTGCGGAAACCCTGATGGGCGAAGGTCCCTACACGGTCTTCGCACCGACGAACGACGCTTTCGGCATGATCGACGAAGCCTCGCTGAACAAGCTGATGATGGAAGAGAACCGCGCGCAGCTGCAGGAAATCCTGACGTGCCACGTCGTCGGCGCCGAAGCATTTTCGTCCGACATTCTCGGCATGATCAACGATGACGGCGGCATGCACGTCGTGCCCACGGTCGGCGGCTGCATGCTTGACGCCTACATGGAAGACGGCGAGCTGAAGCTGAAGGATCAGAACGGCCGCGTCGCAACCGTGACCACCGCCGATGTCGACCAGTCGAACGGCGTTGTGCACGTGATCGACCGCGTGATGCTGCCCTCCGGTCAGGCTGGCTGA
- a CDS encoding phosphoenolpyruvate carboxykinase: MAFGRVNPHFRLEDQGIEGLGNVYYNLMEPALIQAALKREEGTLGKGGTFLVTTGKYTGRSPKDKHVVDTPEVTDNIWWESNAKMSPEGFDLLHADILAHMKGKEYFVQDLVGGADPAYALNVRMVTELAWHNLFIRHLLRRPELSALDDFVADFTIVNCPSFKADPERHGCRSDTVIALNFTKKLILIAGTEYAGENKKSVFTLLNYILPEKGVMPMHCSANHAKGNPVDTAIFFGLSGTGKTTLSADPSRVLIGDDEHGWSDRGTFNFEGGCYAKTINLSPEAEPEIYATCSMFGTVIENMVYDKETFELDFEDSSLTENMRCAYPLDYISNASESALGGHPKNIILLTCDAFGVLPPIARLTPAQAMYHFLSGFTSKTPGTERGVLEPIPTFSTCFGAPFMPRRPEAYGKLLQEKIAKHGATCWLVNTGWTGGGFGTGSRMPIRATRALLTAALDGSLNDSEFRKDPNFGFEVPVSVPGVADVLLDPRKTWDDTAGYDAQATKLVGMFSENFEQYLPYIDEDVKAAAIG; the protein is encoded by the coding sequence ATGGCATTTGGACGGGTGAACCCGCATTTCCGGCTCGAGGATCAAGGCATCGAGGGTCTGGGAAATGTCTATTACAACCTGATGGAACCCGCCCTGATCCAGGCTGCCCTGAAACGCGAAGAAGGCACGCTTGGCAAGGGGGGCACCTTCCTCGTCACGACCGGCAAGTACACGGGCCGGTCGCCCAAGGACAAACACGTCGTCGACACGCCCGAGGTCACGGACAACATCTGGTGGGAATCCAACGCCAAGATGTCGCCCGAAGGCTTCGACCTGCTGCATGCCGACATCCTGGCCCATATGAAGGGCAAGGAATACTTCGTGCAGGATCTCGTCGGCGGGGCCGATCCGGCCTATGCGCTGAACGTCCGCATGGTCACCGAACTGGCCTGGCACAACCTGTTCATCCGCCACCTGCTGCGCCGTCCGGAGCTTTCGGCTCTGGATGACTTCGTTGCCGATTTCACCATCGTCAACTGCCCCAGCTTCAAGGCCGATCCGGAACGCCACGGCTGCCGGTCCGACACGGTGATCGCGCTGAACTTCACCAAGAAGCTGATCCTGATCGCCGGCACCGAATACGCAGGCGAGAACAAGAAATCGGTCTTCACCCTGCTGAACTACATCCTGCCCGAAAAAGGCGTCATGCCGATGCATTGCTCGGCCAACCACGCCAAGGGCAACCCGGTCGACACCGCGATCTTCTTCGGCCTGTCGGGCACCGGCAAGACCACCCTGTCCGCCGACCCCAGCCGCGTGCTGATCGGCGACGATGAACACGGCTGGTCGGATCGCGGCACCTTCAACTTCGAAGGCGGCTGCTATGCAAAGACCATCAACCTGAGCCCCGAAGCAGAGCCGGAAATCTACGCCACCTGTTCGATGTTCGGCACCGTGATCGAGAACATGGTCTACGACAAGGAGACCTTCGAGCTTGATTTCGAAGACAGCTCCCTGACCGAGAACATGCGCTGCGCCTACCCGCTGGACTATATCTCCAACGCGTCGGAAAGCGCTCTTGGCGGTCACCCCAAGAACATCATCCTGCTGACCTGTGACGCCTTTGGCGTGCTGCCGCCGATCGCGCGGCTGACCCCGGCGCAGGCGATGTACCACTTCCTGTCCGGCTTCACCTCGAAGACGCCCGGCACGGAGCGGGGCGTCCTTGAGCCGATCCCGACCTTCTCGACCTGTTTCGGCGCCCCCTTCATGCCGCGTCGTCCCGAAGCCTATGGCAAGCTGCTGCAGGAAAAGATCGCCAAGCATGGCGCGACCTGCTGGCTGGTGAACACCGGATGGACCGGCGGCGGCTTCGGCACCGGATCGCGGATGCCGATCCGCGCCACCCGTGCCCTGCTGACTGCGGCGCTGGATGGCTCGCTGAACGACTCCGAGTTCCGCAAGGATCCCAACTTCGGCTTCGAGGTCCCGGTTTCGGTGCCGGGCGTCGCCGATGTGCTGTTGGATCCGCGCAAGACCTGGGACGATACCGCAGGCTATGACGCGCAGGCCACCAAGCTGGTCGGCATGTTCTCGGAGAACTTCGAGCAATATCTGCCCTATATCGACGAAGACGTGAAAGCCGCTGCAATCGGCTGA